TCTCAGTCGTCTGTGCTAGTTTATATCGTTGAGATTTTCGTTTGTGCTGCTTTAGTTACTGagatataaatgtttgtttacatggtgtTGACGTAAACGTTTATTAACTTCcctcagttaattatttttgaAAGTTCATTCAGCCTCTGTCtattttacatataaatttGTGTTACTTATGGTTTGGCTCTTTTTTTGCTATACAATGTTGAAAATTACATGAATTTTTGTTAAATATGTCACAGGTTTCGGTTGAGGGTTTTATTTTGGCAGATGCCTTTTGCATCCCGGTGTCAGTAGCCACCCGAGGCAGACAGCCAAAATGACTCTTTGCACCCAGGTGTGTATAGCAAGCAGATGCTATTTGCACTTAACAATGTAGTTCCACTAAAATCCCCTGGAAAATGCAATTGAATTCacacagttttttttattgcaccCTAATCTAAATTCTAAATTTCCTCTCCATGTGCAACACATAAAAGGGAAATTCCCCCTGTAGCAAGCGTTCACACTTGTTGAAAAGATTGCTGTGTGCCTTTGGCTAGCTAACTATTGCTAAAACAAGGCTACATTTCATGTTTAATGGACCCCACCTTTTATACTTGCATCTCACTTTGCCTCCTTTAGCCACTGAAGGGATGTTCAACTATGCATGCAATGCAGAGTTTACGTCTTTTGTGGAACTGGGGTGCAGGGACTGAGAAGGCCTGGTGTAAATAGCTGAATAGATGCCATGTATCATTTTTTCCCCTGCAGTGTCTATTTGCACCCGGCCTCCTCAGTTCCCTCCTCCAGGTTCCACAAAAAGTTCCATCAAAACACTGTGATGGATGCATGGTTGCATGTCACTTCAGTGGCCGAAGGCTCCAAAATGGGATCCATatgcagtcagtcagtcagtcagtcagtcagtcagtcagtcagtcagtcagtcagtcagtcactgtcaatcagtcagtcagtctatcaatcagtcagtcagtctatcaatcagtcagtcagtcagtcagtctatcaatcagtcagtcagtcagtcagtctatcaatcagtcagtcagtctatcaatcagtcagtcagtctatcaatcagtcagtcagtctaTCAATCAGTCAATCAAAGATACAAATATAAAaggcataataataatgataattaataaTAACAGCAATAGTAACAGCAATAATAACACAACACTGTTGGCTACTGACACCTGGGTGCTAAAAGCATCTGCCTTTTAATCTCTTGCACAGAATCAGAGTATGTGGCGTTTGTCACATTTTTACTGATGAAAAACACTCACTGTATTCAAGTCAAAGGAGCCTTTGGGGTAATAGTACTGCTTCGTATGGATGTTAAGGACGTGAACTTCTGGGTGGAGATTTTAGGTAGGATGCCTGAGGAGAGAGTATAATGTACTTTACTATAATGTACTTCAGGGAGGTACTTCAGCTGAATTACTCCAGCATATTAATACATCACTTTGTATTTGACTCAACCAAGTAATTTAGGGTGCAAGACACGCTAATGCTTTCTAGGTGgggaatgggggtgggggggtgggttgtggtttgtttattgttttgtgcCAAGTCCGCCAGCACTAAGGCTGCCCTTCTCCATCGTCTCTGCCTATCACAGAAAGCTCAGCTTCTGTAATCTGCATCGCGGCTTCCGTAATCTGCACCGCGGCTTCTGTAATCTGCACCGCGGCTTCTGTAATCTGCATCGTGGCTTCTGTAATCTGCATCGCGGCTTCTGTAATCTGCATCGCGGCTTCCGTAATCTGCATCGCGGCTTCTGTAATCTGCAGCGTGGCTTCTGTAATCTGCACCACGACTTCTGTAATCTGCATCGTAACTTCTGTAAACTGCACCGTGACTCCCGAATCCTAGAAAACGAAAGTGACTTATTGTTAGGTACctgcatctttttttttcatcGCCTGGTCAGAAAACTTAGGGATTCTTCGAGGAATCGCTGCTTTGAATAGCAGGCGTGGCTGTGCACGGCATTGATGAATGATTAAACTTATTAGTTACCTTccataaaatgtacatttttaaaatatattctaTTCAGCCATTACTTATACCAGTGgttccagtggttctcaaactctgtccttgggccccactgccctgcttgttttccagttatccctgccctacacacaagtcccagctgtctttcagcttctgattgactgaacacatctgatccaggtaatcagcagtgtgtatgggagggatagctggaaaacaagcagggcagtgggtcccgaggacctagtttgagaaccactgacttATACTAATGTAAACTGGAAATTGTTTATTGAGCAGCTATGTTAATGGCCACTAGATGGCGATAAAACATAATATTCAGTTAAATAATCCCTCCATCAATCCATCTGCTTTTCAGAACTCATCCATACAGGGTTACAGCGTCtattaaatattttctttaaaaatattgTTGATTTTAAAGAACTAAACATTTACTGtattaaaaaatgtaacttttttgaTTTATAGAAATAATGAAATTTGGCAATGTAAATAAATGACATTGGAAGATTCAAGACTTTAGTACTTTGGACAGTTGATAAAATAGAGCGATTTATCATTTGCTTGCATTCCTCACATTTTGTTTAGATCAGGGATCATCTGGCTTTATTGTTCCAGTTAGTAGTTGATTCCGTTTTTTGTATGCACCAAGAAAACGTATCTGATACTGATGCAAAGTGATTTTAAATGATTACTCATTATTACTCATAAttcaataataatttaataaataaattcacCTTAAGTTCCTTTTTAAGGGTGTTAGAGTATGACTTTTACAGGGAGGAGAATTGACTGTCGGGTACAACTTAACCTGTATGCTTCCTTATGCTCAGTCGACTGTATTTGTTAAGTAGTTGCAGGTCTTTTATGTTATTGCAGCACATTTTATGACATATATGTCAGTCAAGTATGAAATACAGTGTGTACTGAAATTGACAGAATCCATGTTGTATTTTGAGGAAGTTTTAAAACTTGGTTTCCGTTCCATGAGCCGTTCCATCATCTTCGTGATGTTTCTGCTTCTCCTCTGTCTTCTCTTTAACATTTTAGTTGGCCTGGTGCATTTAAGAACTcagaatgcactgtaatgcactgGATTACCTTCTCGTTGCGATGCCTTCTTATGAGATCATCGTGGTTTTCATGCTGGTTCCATGCCCTCGTCTGAATGGCGCCTCATCCGCTTCCATCCACGGAGAGTCACAGAAGACCTTCTTGTTGGTTCTTCATAGGTCACCAGAAGTGGAGGCACCGCCAGGTTCGCCGGGGGAGTCGGACTCCACGTCTCCTCTGGCCTTGCAGTCCAAGCTCATCTTGGCTGGGAACTGCTGCTCCTCTTCCAGCCTGGTGTCCCGCTCCTGTCCCCCCTCTCAGTCAGCTTCTGGGGTTTGCTCTGGTGGGAGCCCCAAGGGGAAGGGTGTGGTCACCCCATCGGTCTCCGCCCCCCGGACTTGTGGCTTGGGGCTTCAGGCATCGGGCCCAAGGCCCCGGCTGCTGCCCCCGGATGTGGCCCGGCCTGCTTTCGGGGGATGGAAGCCAGGTGGCTTTGGTACCGGACTGGCAGTGTTCGGCGCTGGATCTGGCAGCACAGCCCTGTGCCGCAGCCTGCTGGAGGAGAGCCGCTGCCAGCTGTTGTATGTGGTGGATGACCAGCGCCGGGAAGTGGAAGGTCTCTTCAGCCAGGAGCGACTGGCCCACACCATGCTGCTGCGCGCCGCGGATGCAGACGTCGTGCTGAGTGACCCGCGGTAGGTCAGGAACTGAGAGTGAGCTGTGGGTTATCTGAGGTCGCCTCTGCCTGATTGGCTGTTTGCTGCTAAGCCTGATTGGCCGTCTGAAGTTGGGCCATGCTGATTGGCTGTTTGGGCTACTGCCTGACTTAACATCAGGTTAATTACCCTCACGACCATGTGCATAAACATAAATGACCTCACATTGTATGAAAAAGTGTTGTTATATACTGAATTATACTGTTGGAAACACATCTTCTGGGTATATACTATAAACCTGCATGACTTCATAAGCGTCATATTCAGTAAAACCAAATTTGGTTGAAATTAGCTGTTAGTATGCCTAGACTCTAATGAAAGCGGTGCGATTGAAAAGAGAAATCTTACCCAAGTTAGACTCACCACAAAAGTTAGGTAGATATATTATTTTGGTCTCCAGTGGAGAAATTCCTATTATTCcttatttgtttttataatcATCAACCAGTGATTAATTGACCATTGATACATCTAAGTGTTGCTTAAAGATGATTACCTCTGgttggttggcgccccatcctaggATGTTCCCTGTCTTGCGTCCATAGCTTTCTGGGTgttctctggaccccccgcaaccctgaataggaccagcggtttcagaaaatggatggatgatagaacGTCAGGATTTGTCTGTTATAGATCAGGGGCGTCTTTGGTGTTCATTAGCTTCAATTGCTAAGCTAAGATGAGGTTTATCTGCTCCTCTTCCAGGGTTACAGGAGTCATCGTCTGCTCTCCACCGAACGAGGCCTCGGCAATTGTCCTTCGTGCCTTACGTGCAGGTTCATCCCTTCGAAACATTTCAAAAACTAATTTTCTCAGCATTGGAAAGTATCTCGGACAGAAATGCATCCTACATATTATGTGAGGTCATTCAGGCGTGTTGCGTTTTGCAGGAAAAGGTGTGTTTTGCGAAAGGCTGCCCAGTTTAGACAGGAACATCGCCGAGTCTTGTTTCGACGAAGCGGACCGGCGAGGAAGACCACTTGTGTGCGGCTTTTACAAGTACGTCTCCTGTTCTGCTCAGCCTTGAAGCACGAACGGACGTTTCCAGAAGCCCATGTCTGCTATGGCTTAGAGCGAACATCTGCCTTGTGTGTTTGCTGTAGACGCTTTGACCCAGCCCTGCAGTACTTATACAAGCGAGTGAATGAGAACGACAGTCTTGGTAGGATACAGAAGATTTCAGCTGTGAGTCGCCTGTATCCTCAGCCCTCTGTCGCCGCTATCAGATCATCTGGTATGAATCTTATATTTCTATATGGTCACGTTTCCCAAAGAGTCTGAATACAGGTCAGATATAGGACTTTGTATATTCTCTATGCATTACAGCACTGGCTTCCGCTGTGAGATCAGTTATTATGTAATCAGACAATAATGATTTTACTTGTGGTCCCTCGTGGTGTTGTTGGACATTGATGTATGTACTGTCGAGCGCACCTGACGGGTGTGTTCCTGTTTTGTCATTCGCTGTAGGCGGAATCTTTCACGGAGTGGCTGTGCATGACATCGACATCATCTGCTGGATGCTGGGGGAGACGATCCCAGACACCGTCTTTTCGCTGGGCCATGCGTTCTGTGCAGGTGCAAAGCCGGAACCTTCTGCCGTGACCTGTAGACGCTCCGCTACGCTCTGCGATTTTTGAGTGTCGTCTCGTCACTGTGTGTGAAGCCATCAGTGTGTGGAATTGGACAGACGCGTCACTCTTAGTGGCTGTTTCTTAAGCAAGAAATCGTAGGTAGTACTTGGATGTACTGCTGTTTTCATGGAAatatttttctacattttctcTGTTTAGCTGGTGATCAAAGCAAGATGCAGGGTCAGACACTCCCTGGGACAAtttggtgggtgggtgggtgggtgggtggggggggtgttaaggcttgtgctcaagggcccaatggtgaagcTACTCTGCTAATCATGGCATTTGAAGCAGTGACCTTCCAATCGCAAGATCAGCGTTCTGacccgctgagccacacatcACCTGGGCGTGTAGTACAAGTGCTGAGTGGCTCGCGCATCTTCTTGCGGGCCTCCGAATGAAAACATGCACGAGAGTCAATGCAGCGAAACACCGCAGGGTGAAGTAGGGCAGTCTGCTGACGCCGGGTGAGCAGACTGACCCGCCGTGGTCTCTCTCCGCAGAGCTGGCTTCCCTCAATGACGCCGATGCTGTTTCTGTCAGCATGAAGTTCCCCAGTGGCGCCATCGCATCCCTGGACGTGAGCCAGCACTGCAACAAGAGCTGCGACCAGAGACTCGAAGTGCGtgcacgtgcgtgtgtgtgtgtgtgtgtgtgtgtgtgtgtgtgtgtgtgtgtgtgtgtgtgtgtgtgtgtgtgtgtgtgtgtgtgtgtgtatcagtgtgtgtgtgtgtgtatcagtgtGTGCATTTCTTAATATTCATCTGAATGACCTTTCCGGACTATAGGTAGATGGGTTGCTAATTCTTTGTTAATACTCAGCAGTCAGTATAATTttttgcacacacacgcacatacatatttatataaCTTGTGCTCATTTGTGGTGTAAATATAAGATTCATCctggaaaaaaatcattaaaatgtattatttatatcAATTCCAACGTAGGTTTTCCCTTTTACTTCACTAGTATGCCGCTTGTCTCTTCTTTATTTTTGGTCTTGTGTATTTTGTCTCTGGTTTGATAAACATGGGAGCCCAAGTGCctgaatgacaataaagatattctattctattctattctattctattctattctattctattctatgctATATCCTGGGTGTGTGACCAAAGCATCTCCTGCCCCTTGGTTACGGTTCAGGTGTACGGCTCCGAGGGATCCCTGCAGATGGAGAACAGGAATCCGCTGGGCATCTCCGATCACAGCCGTTCGCCAGGCCCCTGCCCCCAGAGCGCCGCCGACCGCTTCCGGGACGCCCACGGAGAACTGCTGCGGCATTTCCTCCGCACACTCCGAGGTCAGGTGACACGGCAGTCACGGATGGCCTCCTCGGTGTAGTGATGGGACCCCACAATCACAATAATGTCACGGATCTCTAACCCAAGCTAAAGTTGGAACACAGCTAGCGTTAGCCACAGGCACAGGCTCCTCCAAAAACCAGCCATTTAGCTTCTCTTCCCCTAATATGTAGATGCTAAGCCAACATAAAGCATGACTACAGGTCAGATGCTAAGCTAATACGAAATATAATTGTACATCAGTTGCTATGCTAACATATAGTATGACTGCAGGTCAGTTGCTATGCTAACATATAGTATGACTGCAGGTCAGTTGCTATGCTAACATATAGTATGACTGCAGGTCAGTTGCTATGCTAACATATAGTATGACTGCGGGTCAGTTGCTATGCTAACATATAGTATGACTGCGGGTCAGATGCTAAgctaatacaaaatataatgcTAATGAGATGCTAAGTTGACATAGAAAGACATTGAGGGGTTAATAAAGGACAGTTGGACAAAGGCATGTAAAAGCAGAGTTTGAAAAGACTTCATCAGATGTCTGATTACCTGATTAGACAAGCAACGGGGACAGATAGCAGTGAAACGAACGCATTTGGCAAGCAAGCCGAAAACCAACATCTTAAACGTTGAAAATGATTTTAATCTCTGCtctataaaaatgaaaatgtgcCTTGAGGCTGTTGTGATACAAGAAGAGCTGAACTGTATCAACATGTGGTTTGCTGGgctttcatttgtttttttttgtcccagGAGAATTTAAAAATATGGCATGTCAGTGTGTTGTAGGGCATAACATAACACCCATATACCAACTGTCTGTCTGCCCGTCCATCCACCCTCCAAGCCTAAGCCATCCACAGCAATGTAGACCCACTGATCTTCCTGaactaatggggggggggcaaaacatAACCCTCACCTGGATACCCAGACATAAGCAGTCATTGTGCGCGAAGCACGCAGTTAGACGCAGCCCCAACATGTGTTTCTGCCCCCAACAGGACGGGAGGCACCGTTCTTCAGCAAAGAGCAGTACCTGTGGACGGTGCAGGTGGCGGCGGCCGCGGAGCAGTCCTGGAAGAACGGCTCTGCCGTGGACCTGCGCCACATGGCAGCCAacagcaccaccaccatcaaGACTGAGGCGTGACACGTCACCTTCATGGGGTGATTCGTTTTCACTCAGCGTCACCTGGACTGTCGCTCTCTTTGGCTCACATTTCTCCTCCCTCTCGCCCTGTTTGACAGTAAACGCTCCGTCTCGCAGTAAGTTTATCGGGTCTATAAGCGGGGTCAGGTGCAATAGGAGCCAGACTGATGGTCTGTTGCAAGTCATCGTTTCGAAAGCTGATTTCATCCCGCTCGAGCTAAGGAGGGACGAAGGCCTAGAGATCCGTCCTTTAGAAATATATACCAGCTCTATGCTTTATCAGTTTAGGATCACGCTGGGCATGTGGTCGGTTATTAGAGGATCACCAGTGATACTCTACCTGCACTAAGAATATAGTGACGGTGTGCGTTTTCCAAATAATCCAAAtttgtttttagaaaatagTCATGAAAAAAACTCACTAGGAGTAGAGTTTGTAGCAGATCCACATTTGGGTAATTTAACTGAAGTCTTATTAAGGCTTGTCTTCCAAACGTACTATTGTAACTGTGACATTATGCTCCGAAGACGTACTGTGTTCCGGTGACTGTTCTGGTGCTATCTCCCTGTGCTTTTGtgacatatatgtacatataattACACTTCTCCAGTTTTGTTATATTTAGTTctttagtttgtttttcttctgaAGAATTCATCAGTATAAAAATATGGCTCCGAGGTTGTGTCCCTGCCAGAGGCGCTCGGTGGGATTGTGAAGGTAAACATATAAACTTAGTGTGGAGTGAATTTCACACACTTTATTCCAGGTAGGAGGTTAGAAAGCACGTTTCACCATGATGCTTTTGCAGTCGCAGGGGAAGTTTGAAGCGAATCATATCCTCGACAAACAGTACAGAACTACTGCTGTCTGTCATGGGCAGACATGGGCTCGCAACCTGCTAGCTGCCAGTTCAAATGCCGGCAGGTATCTTgatgttgtacccttgagcaaAGTTAACTAAGGCAAAATGCTGCAGTCATCGTTCTCCAAAACACTCTCTCCACATTCATCCTCCAAAAAACATCACAACACACTGCGGCTCCCACACACTTCTCTCGATACACTCTCTTCCCTTCTCTCACACCGCTCCCTTCACCGCAGCTCCCGCCCGACACACACGCTACCCTAACCCTGTGCCAAAGTGACATTTGATAAGTTGCTTTGATTTGTGGATACCAGCACAGATCAAATATCATTAACTGTAAAAAATATGAAATGGCATGATTATTCTATAGCGAAAAGCAGGACTGCTGGAGCCTGTCTGTGAAGCAATACATCCACGACTGGCCGTGAGACAACGCTGTAAAAATAAGCCACGTCCTCTCTACCTAAAATGGGAGAGAAAACTTACAATGTTGTACAGCTCTGAAGATGAAACCGAAATCTAAAATCTTAAGAT
This genomic stretch from Brienomyrus brachyistius isolate T26 chromosome 6, BBRACH_0.4, whole genome shotgun sequence harbors:
- the LOC125744328 gene encoding myo-inositol 2-dehydrogenase-like isoform X1; protein product: MLFAPGMGRKKKTLHDYAAEFNDLGVKRQLVEQHNSGERTVLEILYCKSCEIPVRVRRDRILEHLASARHFRNRRLAKLWDRKPSHLSPEVEAPPGSPGESDSTSPLALQSKLILAGNCCSSSSLVSRSCPPSQSASGVCSGGSPKGKGVVTPSVSAPRTCGLGLQASGPRPRLLPPDVARPAFGGWKPGGFGTGLAVFGAGSGSTALCRSLLEESRCQLLYVVDDQRREVEGLFSQERLAHTMLLRAADADVVLSDPRVTGVIVCSPPNEASAIVLRALRAGKGVFCERLPSLDRNIAESCFDEADRRGRPLVCGFYKRFDPALQYLYKRVNENDSLGRIQKISAVSRLYPQPSVAAIRSSGGIFHGVAVHDIDIICWMLGETIPDTVFSLGHAFCAELASLNDADAVSVSMKFPSGAIASLDVSQHCNKSCDQRLEVYGSEGSLQMENRNPLGISDHSRSPGPCPQSAADRFRDAHGELLRHFLRTLRGREAPFFSKEQYLWTVQVAAAAEQSWKNGSAVDLRHMAANSTTTIKTEA
- the LOC125744328 gene encoding myo-inositol 2-dehydrogenase-like isoform X2, which produces MGRKKKTLHDYAAEFSDLGVKRQLVEQHNSGERTVLEILYCKSCEIPVRVRRDRILEHLASARHFRNRRLAKLWDRKPSHLSPEVEAPPGSPGESDSTSPLALQSKLILAGNCCSSSSLVSRSCPPSQSASGVCSGGSPKGKGVVTPSVSAPRTCGLGLQASGPRPRLLPPDVARPAFGGWKPGGFGTGLAVFGAGSGSTALCRSLLEESRCQLLYVVDDQRREVEGLFSQERLAHTMLLRAADADVVLSDPRVTGVIVCSPPNEASAIVLRALRAGKGVFCERLPSLDRNIAESCFDEADRRGRPLVCGFYKRFDPALQYLYKRVNENDSLGRIQKISAVSRLYPQPSVAAIRSSGGIFHGVAVHDIDIICWMLGETIPDTVFSLGHAFCAELASLNDADAVSVSMKFPSGAIASLDVSQHCNKSCDQRLEVYGSEGSLQMENRNPLGISDHSRSPGPCPQSAADRFRDAHGELLRHFLRTLRGREAPFFSKEQYLWTVQVAAAAEQSWKNGSAVDLRHMAANSTTTIKTEA